The Chaetodon trifascialis isolate fChaTrf1 chromosome 16, fChaTrf1.hap1, whole genome shotgun sequence genome includes a region encoding these proteins:
- the sptbn2 gene encoding spectrin family protein isoform X2, translating into MSTISPTDFDSLEIQQQYNDINNRWDLAAETDWDNENSSARLFERSRIKALADEREAVQKKTFTKWVNSHLGRVTCRIGDLYTDLRDGRMLIRLLEVLSGEQLPKPTKGRMRIHCLENVDKALQFLKEQKVHLENMGSHDIVDGNHRLTLGLIWTIILRFQIQDISVETEDNKEKKSAKDALLLWCQMKTAGYPNVNIHNFTTSWRDGLAFNAIVHKHRPDLIEFDNLKRSNAHYNLQNAFNVAEKELGLTKLLDPEDVNVDQPDEKSIITYVATYYHYFSKMKALAVEGKRIGKVLDYAIEADQLIEKYETLASELLQWIEQTIVTLNDRQLANSLNAVQNQLQAFNSYRTVEKPPKFTEKGNLEVLLFTIQSKMRANNQKVYMPREGKLISDINKAWERLEKAEHERELALRNELIRQEKLEMLAARFDRKAAMRETWLSENQRLVSQDNFGTDLGAVEAATRKHEAIETDIGAYWERVAAVEAVAKELEAERYHDVRRIIARRDNVLRLWEYLKELLAARRERLNAHRDLQRLFQEMRYIMDWMGDMKSRLQSQDSGKHLHDVLDLLQKHTLVEADISAQAERIKAVQGAAQRFTSYEQAYKPCEPGLVSEKVDLLGQAYEELGQLAGKRRERLEDSRRLWQFLWDLGEEAAWIREQEQILASGDCGRDLTSSLHLLSKHEAFRDEMAARYGPLSNSIAAGEALIKEGHFGAPEVTERIQDIRGQWAHLEETTKLREQSLKEAVALHQFQTDANDMEAWIMETLRQVSSQEVGHDEFSTQTLARKQREIEEEIQSHHPLIDSLHEQAQALPQAYVHFPEVDGRLPAIEQRYEELESLSAARRQALEGALALYRMFSEAGACQLWVEEKEQWLDGMEIPTKLEDLEVVQQRFETLEPEMNNLGTRVTDVNQVAEQLLKSDNCNKDQIHQTRDQLNNRWKEFEQLAGQKKQDLESALNIQNYHLECNEIQTWMKEKTKVIESTQSLGNDLAGVMALQRKLTGMERDLEAIQGKLDDLRNEAEKLAKEHPDQAGEIQGRLAEIQEVWEELNATMKRREESLGEASKLQGFLRDLDDFQSWLSRTQTAVASEDIPTSLPEAESLLAQHENIKNEVDNYKEDYEKMRAVGEEVTQGQTDAQHMFLAQRLQALDTGWHELRRMWENRHSLLAQAFDFQTFLRDAKQAEAFLNSQEYVLSHTEMPTSLQGAEEAIKKHEDFLTTTEASEEKITGVVEAGRRLINDCNANSDKIQEKVDSIQERHLKNKKAANELLAKLKDNRELQHFLQDGQELTLWINEKMLTAQDMSYDEARNLHSKWQKHQAFMAELASNKDWLDKIDKEGQALVAEKPELKPVVQQTLEDLQRQWEELEGTTRTKAQCLFDANRAELFTQSCSALDVWLKNLESQLQSDDYGKDLTSVNILLKKHQMLEHQMEVREKEVQSLQSQALALSQEDAGLAEVDGQQRRVTDNFANLQDPLRLRRQQLLASKEAHQFNRDLEDEILWVRERMPLATSTDHGKDLPTVQLLIKKNQTLQKEIQGHQPRINDIHRRGETQSQVDGERQSALEERLVELRDLWDKLIAETDKRHARLIEANRAQQFYADAAEAEAWMGEQELHMMSEEKAKDEQSALVMVKKHQTLEQALEDYAQTIHQLANSSRLMVTSEHPESERITLRQAQVDKLYAGLKDLAEERRGRLQERLRLTQLKREVDDLEQWIAEREVVAGSHELGQDYEHVTMLRDKFREFARDTSTIGQERVDGVNGLADDLIESGHPENASVAEWKDGLNEAWADLLELIDTRTQMLAASYELHRFHQDAMEVLGRVKEKREGLPSDLGRDLNTVQHLHRQHNTFENDIQALSGQVNQVQDDAARLQKAYAGEKADDIHRSEHAVTSAWEGLLEAGQARRLLLLDTVEKFRFFNMVRDLMLWMDGVNLQIDAHDSPRDVSSAGLVIANHQDIKSEIETRADSFTACIEMGNTLINNNHYAADEIREKLSQLQEKRDKINKKWQDKMDHLQIVLEVLQFGRDAYVAESWLAGQEPLVRAAELGTNVDEVESLIKRHEAFEKLAAAWEDRFVLLEKLTTLEEHEIQRRREEEERARRPPTPPPAEEVAQSETESHAHDSAARTSLDQTTLNQSVSVNGVHSDNDTSQSLSLSLSVGKKSEPKRVCKPKQPERGSESESVNGPGRDSGLASSRLEPSATLPSRGGAESEPETMEGMLCRKQEMESHSKKAATRSWQNVYCVLRKGSLGFYKDGKSASNGIPYHGEVPISLGEAVCEVAHDYKKRKHVFKLRLGDGKEYLFQAKDEPEMSSWIRSILGSIPTGSGDSPGGPRALSRAMTMPPISPSSGEAGGVTMRNKDGKEKDREKRFSFFGKKK; encoded by the exons ATGAGCGTGAAGCAGTACAGAAGAAGACCTTCACCAAATGGGTAAACTCTCACTTAGGCCGAGTGACATGTCGCATCGGTGACTTGTACACTGACCTGCGCGATGGCCGCATGCTTATCCGCCTTCTGGAAGTGCTCTCAGGAGAACAGCTG CCAAAGCCCACTAAGGGCCGCATGCGTATCCACTGCCTGGAGAATGTTGACAAAGCCCTGCAGTTTCTTAAGGAGCAAAAAGTCCATCTAGAAAACATGGGCTCACATGACATTGTGGATGGGAATCACCGTCTCACACTGGGTCTCATCTGGACCATCATCCTTCGTTTCCAG ATCCAGGACATCAGTGTGGAGACAGAAGACAACAAGGAGAAAAAATCAGCTAAAGATGCCCTGCTGCTTTGGTGCCAAATGAAAACTGCTGG ATACCCCAATGTCAACATCCACAACTTCACGACCAGCTGGAGAGATGGTCTGGCGTTCAATGCCattgtgcacaaacacag ACCTGACCTGATTGAGTTTGACAACCTGAAGAGGTCCAATGCTCACTACAATCTCCAGAATGCTTTCAATGTGGCTGAGAAGGAACTGGGGCTTACCAAGCTGCTGGACCCCGAAG atgttaATGTTGATCAGCCTGATGAAAAGTCCATCATTACCTATGTGGCAACCTACTACCATTACTTCTCCAAGATGAAAGCCCTGGCAGTGGAGGGCAAACGAATTGGCAAG GTGCTGGACTATGCTATTGAGGCTGACCAGCTGATAGAGAAGTATGAGACCCtggcttcagagctgctgcagtggattGAGCAGACTATAGTGACGCTCAATGATCGTCAGCTAGCTAACTCATTGAATGCTGTGCAGAACCAGCTGCAGGCCTTCAACTCCTACCGGACTGTGGAGAAACCTCCTAA ATTTACAGAGAAAGGAAACTTGGAGGTTCTCCTCTTTACTATCCAGAGCAAGATGAGAGCAAACAATCAGAAAGTCTACATGCCAAGAGAGGGCAAACTTATCTCTGACATCAATAAG GCTTGGGAGCGACTGGAAAAAGCAGAGCATGAACGAGAGCTAGCACTGAGAAATGAGTTGATTCGCCAGGAGAAGCTGGAGATGCTCGCTGCACGTTTTGACCGCAAAGCGGCTATGAGGGAGACATGGTTGAGTGAAAACCAGAGGCTGGTGTCTCAG GACAACTTTGGAACTGACTTGGGAGCAGTGGAAGCTGCCACCCGTAAACATGAGGCCATTGAGACAGACATTGGGGCATACTGGGAGCGTGTGGCTGCTGTAGAGGCCGTTGCCaaggagctggaggcagagcGGTACCATGATGTACGGCGTATAATCGCGCGAAGGGATAATGTGCTACGACTCTGGGAATACCTGAAAGAGCTCCTGGCTGCACGCAGAGAACGGCTGAATGCCCATCGTGACCTACAGAGACTGTTTCAAGAGATGCGCTACATCATGGACTGGATGGGAGACATGAAG agtCGTCTGCAGTCTCAGGACAGTGGCAAACATTTGCATGATGTGTTAGACCTGCTGCAGAAACATACTCTGGTAGAGGCTGACATTTCAGCTCAGGCAGAGAGGATCAAGGCAGTGCAGGGAGCTGCACAGCGCTTCACTTCCTATGAACAGG CCTACAAACCATGTGAGCCGGGACTAGTTAGTGAGAAGGTTGACCTGCTGGGCCAAGCCTACGAGGAGCTCGGTCAGCTTGCTGGGAAACGTAGAGAGCGCCTAGAGGACTCGCGCCGCCTGTGGCAGTTCCTGTGGGATCTCGGAGAGGAAGCAGCCTGGATCAGAGAGCAGGAGCAGATTCTGGCCAGTGGAGACTGTGGCCGGGACCTCACTTcttccctccacctgctcagcaaACACGAGGCTTTCAGGGATGAAATGGCGGCCCGCTATGGCCCCCTGAGTAACAGCATTGCTGCTGGAGAAGCTTTAATAAAGGAGGGACACTTTGGAGCCCCAGAGGTCACAGAGAGGATTCAAGATATCCGTGGACAGTGGGCACATCTGGAGGAG ACCACGAAGCTCAGGGAGCAGAGTCTTAAGGAAGCGGTGGCCCTACACCAATTTCAGACAGATGCCAATGACATGGAGGCATGGATCATGGAGACACTTAGACAGGTGTCCAGTCAGGAGGTAGGCCACGATGAgttctccacacaaacactggctCGCAAGCAGAGGGAAATTGAGGAGGAGATCCAGAGCCACCACCCCCTCATCGACTCCCTGCACGAGCAGGCCCAAGCACTGCCACAGGCCTATGTACATTTCCCTGAG GTGGACGGTCGCCTACCTGCTATTGAGCAGCGCTATGAAGAACTAGAGTCTCTGTCAGCAGCTCGGCGCCAGGCTCTGGAGGGTGCCCTGGCCCTCTACCGCATGTTTAGCGAAGCTGGTGCCTGCCAGCTCTGGGTAGAGGAAAAGGAGCAGTGGTTGGATGGCATGGAGATCCCTACCAAGCTAGAGGACTTGGAGGTGGTGCAGCAGAG ATTTGAAACACTGGAACCTGAGATGAACAACCTAGGTACTCGTGTCACTGATGTGAACCAGGtggctgagcagctgctgaagtcCGACAACTGTAACAAAGACCAAATCCACCAGACACGAGACCAACTGAACAACAG ATGGAAGGAGTTTGAGCAACTGGCTGGTCAAAAGAAACAAGACCTAGAGTCGGCCCTTAACATCCAGAACTATCACTTGGAATGTAATGAGATACAGACTTGGATGAAGGAAAAGACCAAGGTGATTGAATCCACTCAGAGCCTGGGCAATGACCTGGCAGGAGTGATGGCACTGCAACGCAAACTCACTGGCATGGAGAGGGACCTGGAGGCCATTCAG GGCAAATTGGATGACCTGAGAAATGAGGCAGAAAAGCTGGCCAAGGAACATCCAGATCAGGCTGGAGAGATCCAAGGACGCCTGGCTGAGATTCAAGAAGTGTGGGAGGAGTTGAATGCCACCATGAAGCGGCGTGAGGAGTCATTGGGCGAAGCCAGCAAGCTACAGGGCTTCCTTAGGGATTTGGATGACTTCCAGTCATGGCTGTCCCGCACCCAGACAGCCGTGGCCTCAGAGGACATTCCCACCTCTCTGCCTGAGGCAGAGAGTTTGCTAGCCCAACACGAGAATATTAAGAATGAGGTAGATAACTATAAGGAGGACTATGAGAAGATGCGTGCAGTTGGTGAAGAGGTGACCCAAGGTCAGACAGATGCCCAGCACATGTTCTTGGCCCAGAGGCTCCAGGCTCTGGACACTGGCTGGCATGAGTTGCGTCGCATGTGGGAGAATCGCCACAGTCTTTTGGCCCAAGCCTTTGACTTCCAGACTTTCTTGAGAGACGCAAAGCAAGCGGAGGCTTTCCTCAACAGCCAG GAGTATGTGCTGTCCCACACAGAGATGCCCACCAGTCTtcagggagcagaggaggccattaaaaaacatgaggATTTCCTCACCACCACAGAGGCGAGTGAGGAGAAGATAACTGGTGTGGTGGAGGCTGGACGACGGCTCATTAATGACTGTAATGCAAACTCTGATAAGATCCAGGAAAAAGTTGATTCCATCCAGGAAAG GCATCTTAAGAATAAGAAGGCTGCAAATGAATTGCTAGCAAAACTTAAGGATAACCGTGAACTTCAGCACTTCCTCCAAGATGGACAGGAG CTCACATTGTGGATCAATGAGAAGATGCTAACAGCACAGGACATGTCTTATGATGAAGCCAGAAATCTTCACAGCAAGTGGCAGAAACATCAGGCCTTCATGGCAGAGCTGGCCTCCAACAAAGACTGGCTTGACAAAATTGATAAG GAGGGTCAGGCATTGGTGGCAGAGAAGCCGGAGTTGAAACCTGTTGTTCAGCAGACCCTGGAGGACCTGCAGCgtcagtgggaggagctggagggtACCACCCGCACCAAGGCCCAGTGCTTGTTTGATGCTAACCGGGCAGAACTCTTtacacagagctgctctgctctggatGTCTGGCTGAAAAATCTTGAGAGTCAACTGCAAAGTGATGACTATGGCAAAGATTTGACCAGCGTCAACATCCTGCTCAAGAAGCACCAG ATGCTGGAGCACCAGATGGAGgtcagagagaaggaggtgcAGTCCCTCCAGTCGCAGGCTCTGGCCCTGTCCCAGGAGGACGCTGGGCTCGCTGAGGTAGATGGACAGCAAAGGCGTGTCACTGACAACTTCGCCAACCTTCAGGATCCTCTCAGACTGAGGAGACAGCAACTACTTGCCTCCAAAGAAGCACATCAATTCAACAGAGATCTGGAGGATGAAATT ctaTGGGTGAGAGAAAGGATGCCCCTGGCGACTTCCACAGACCATGGAAAAGACCTGCCCACTGTACAGCTGCTAATCAAGAAAAACCAG ACATTGCAGAAAGAGATTCAGGGCCACCAGCCTCGCATCAACGACATCCATAGACGAGGTGAGACCCAGAGCCAGGTAGATGGTGAGAGACAGTCTGCCCTAGAGGAGCGTCTTGTTGAGCTGCGGGACCTCTGGGACAAGCTGAttgcagagacagacaagcGCCACGCCCGTCTGATAGAGGCAAATCGGGCCCAACAGTTCTATGCAGATGCAGCGGAGGCAGAGGCTTGGATGGGAGAGCAAGAGCTGCACATGATGTCAGAGGAAAAAGCCAAG GATGAGCAAAGTGCACTTGTGATGGTCAAGAAGCACCAGACCCTGGAACAGGCACTGGAGGACTATGCCCAAACCATTCACCAGCTAGCCAACAGCAGCCGCCTCATGGTCACCAGTGAACACCCAGAGAG CGAGAGAATCACCTTACGGCAAGCCCAAGTGGACAAGCTCTATGCAGGGTTGAAAGACCTTGCTGAGGAGCGTCGTGGACGGCTTCAGGAGAGGCTGCGACTGACCCAGCTGAAACGGGAGGTGGATGACCTGGAACAGTGGATTGCTGAGAGGGAGGTGGTTGCTGGTTCCCATGAACTAGGACAGGACTATGAGCATGTCaca ATGCTGAGGGACAAGTTCCGGGAGTTTGCTCGTGACACCAGCACCATTGGCCAAGAGCGTGTAGATGGTGTAAATGGGCTGGCAGATGACCTGATTGAGTCGGGTCATCCTGAGAATGCCAGCGTGGCTGAGTGGAAGGACGGGTTAAACGAGGCTTGGGCTGATCTGCTGGAGCTGattgacacacgcacacagatgtTGGCAGCCTCCTATGAGTTGCACCGCTTCCATCAGGATGCCATGGAGGTGCTTGGACGTGTtaaggagaagagggaggggcTTCCCTCTGACCTCGGCCGCGACCTGAACACTGTTCAGCATCTACACAGACAGCACAACACTTTCGAAAATGACATCCAGGCCCTCAGTGGACAG GTGAACCAGGTGCAAGATGATGCTGCACGGCTGCAAAAGGCCTATGCTGGGGAGAAAGCTGATGACATTCACAGGAGCGAACATGCTGTGACTTCTGCCTGGGAGGGCCTGCTCGAGGCTGGTCAGGCCCGTAGACTCCTCCTGCTGGACACCGTGGAGAAGTTCCGCTTCTTTAACATGGTGCGAGACCTCATGCTCTGGATGGATGGTGTCAACCTGCAGATTGATGCACATGACAGCCCAAG GGATGTATCTTCTGCAGGGTTGGTTATTGCCAATCATCAGGACATCAAATCAGAGATTGAGACCAGGGCAGACAGCTTTACTGCCTGTATTGAGATGGGAAACACTCTCATCAACAACAATCACTATGCAGCTGATGAG ATCCGAGAGAAACTGTCTCAACTacaggaaaagagagacaaaatcaacaaaaagtGGCAAGACAAGATGGACCATTTACAAATTG TGCTGGAGGTGTTGCAGTTTGGACGCGATGCCTATGTGGCAGAGTCTTGGTTGGCAGGGCAAGAACCTCTGGTGCGAGCGGCAGAGCTGGGCACAAATGTGGATGAGGTAGAGAGCCTAATTAAGCGCCATGAGGCCTTTGAGAAACTTGCTGCAGCCTGGGAAGACCGCTTTGTGCTACTGGAGAAACTCACTACG CTTGAAGAACATGAGATccagaggaggcgagaggaagaggagagagcacggCGACCCCCTACGCCGCCCCCAGCAGAAGAAGTGGCACAATCTGAGACAGAAAGTCATGCACATGATTCTGCAGCCAG AACTAGTCTAGACCAGACCACACTCAATCAGTCGGTGTCAGTGAATGGAGTACACAGCGACAATGACACATCGCAG TCATTATCGCTATCGTTGTCAGTGGGAAAGAAATCAGAGCCTAAGCGTGTGTGTAAGCCAAAGCAGCCGGAGCGT GGCTCAGAGTCCGAGTCGGTGAACGGACCAGGTAGGGACAGTGGGCTGGCATCCTCTCGCCTTGAACCGTCTGCCACGTTACCGAGCAGGGGTGGAGCAGAGTCTGAGCCAGAAACCATGGAGGGGATGCTCTGTCGAAAACAGGAGATGGAGTCCCACAGCAAAAAGGCAGCTACCAG GTCCTGGCAGAACGTGTACTGTGTCTTAAGAAAAGGAAGCCTCGGTTTCTACAAAGATGGCAAGAGCGCTAGTAATGGTATTCCATACCACGGAGAGGTACCCATCAGCCTTGGAGAGGCCGTGTGTGAGGTAGCCCATGACTATAAGAAGAGGAAACATGTGTTCAAGCTCAG GCTAGGCGATGGAAAAGAGTACCTGTTCCAAGCAAAGGATGAG CCGGAAATGAGCTCCTGGATCCGTTCCATCCTCGGCTCCATTCCAACGGGATCAGGAGACTCACCCGGAGGTCCTCGGGCGCTCAGCCGTGCCATGACAATGCCTCCCATCTCCCCCAGCTCAGGTGAAGCCGGAGGCGTTACCATGCGCAACAAAGATGGGAAGGAGAAGGATCGCGAGAAGAGGTTCAGCTTCTTTGGCAAGAAAAAATAG